Proteins co-encoded in one Odontesthes bonariensis isolate fOdoBon6 chromosome 24, fOdoBon6.hap1, whole genome shotgun sequence genomic window:
- the serpina10a gene encoding serpin peptidase inhibitor, clade A (alpha-1 antiproteinase, antitrypsin), member 10a, which yields MAPRALLSLVSLLLLGPASPQTVDPGVQNLIDRNADFGARLYRAVASRTDDNVLLSPFTLSAGLLAMLSATDGPTQDELLQGLTLSGLDPQDLPDLFQTLRSAVLQADAVRNLQQGVAIFPDQSVQVSAPYLDLVQTKFGGTLQTLSYATPFGAADAINRWAQEQTGDRVQDLTPTLDPQTQLLIATAASYQSRFDPPFNSSSTQDERFYVDAYRVAMVPMMFRADKFFLAYDSSLKAGVLRLPMADGAAMLAVLPDEGVDVTAVEEEVTSEKIRSWIGRLKKTKLEVQLPRLLLERSYSLRSVLQTLDITRVFQDDADNSKLGEPKGLKLTEVYQKSVISVDESSDVIGVGGGATVFSTPPPRLTFNRPFVFIIYQQSTGSLLFMGRVRDPTQK from the exons ATGGCGCCCCGTGCCCTCCTCTCATTGGTCAGCCTCCTCCTGCTGGGTCCCGCCTCGCCTCAGACGGTTGACCCCGGCGTGCAGAACCTGATCGACAGGAACGCAGACTTCGGCGCCCGGCTGTACCGAGCCGTCGCCAGCCGCACCGATGACAACGTGCTGCTGTCTCCGTTCACGCTGTCCGCCGGACTCCTCGCCATGCTGAGCGCCACAGACGGGCCCACCCAGGACGAGCTGCTGCAAGGCCTCACCCTGAGCGGACTGGACCCCCAGGACCTGCCAG ATCTGTTTCAGACCCTGAGGAGCGCCGTCCTTCAGGCGGACGCCGTCAGGAACCTGCAGCAGGGCGTGGCCATCTTTCCCGATCAGAGCGTCCAGGTGTCGGCGCCCTACCTGGACCTGGTCCAGACGAAGTTCGGGGGAACGCTTCAGACTTTGTCGTACGCCACGCCGTTCGGAGCCGCCGACGCCATCAACCGCTGGGCCCAGGAGCAGACCGGAGACCGGGTCCAGGACCTGACACCGACCCTGGACCCTCAGACCCAGCTGCTGATCGCCACCGCCGCCTCCTATCAGA gccgGTTCGACCCCCCCTTCAACTCCTCGTCCACTCAGGACGAGCGCTTCTACGTGGACGCGTATCGCGTTGCCATGGTTCCCATGATGTTCCGGGCCGATAAGTTCTTCCTGGCGTACGACAGCTCGCTGAAGGCCGGCGTGCTGCGGCTGCCGATGGCCGACGGGGCGGCCATGTTGGCGGTGCTGCCCGATGAAGGCGTGGACGTGACCGCCGTGGAGGAGGAAGTGACATCAGAGAAGATCCGGAGCTGGATTGGACGGCTGAAGAAGAC gaagttggAGGTGCAGCTGCCCCGCCTCCTGTTGGAGCGCTCTTACTCCCTGAGGAGCGTCCTTCAGACCCTCGACATCACTCGGGTGTTTCAGGATGATGCTGACAACAGCAAACTGGGCGAACCCAAAGGACTCAAACTCACAGAG GTTTATCAGAAATCTGTCATCTCCGTCGACGAGAGCAGTGATGTCATCGGCGTGGGAGGCGGGGCCACCGTGTTCTCCACGCCGCCTCCGCGGCTCACCTTCAACAGACCCTTCGTCTTCATCATCTACCAGCAGAGCACCGGCAGCCTCCTGTTCATGGGCCGAGTCCGGGACCCCACCCAGAAATAA